The Desulfovibrio sp. TomC sequence GTCTGCCGGGGGGTCCAGGGGGACAGCGTCGTACTGGCCTGCTGGGACCCGAACCACAATTTTCGGAAAGCGCTTGAACAACAGGAATTCCCTTTCCGATTTCTCCTGCAGACCCAGGCCGACAAATTTCCCCGCCTCCATAAATTCCAGGGTCGGATCACGGCCATCCACCAAGACTGCAAGACCATCACCGTGGCGATCCCGGAGAGCATCACGGTCCTTGAGCAACGTCGCAACATTCGCCTGAAGCTGCAGAGGCGGCATCTGCCCAGTCTTTCGATCTGGGGCGTAGCCAGAGGAAAAAGCGAAAGCCAGTCCAAGCTCGTGGAGCAGCGACTCCTCATTGAGCTGACAGACCAGGCGGACGAGATGCAGGCCCTGCTCAAAAATATTTCGGCCGGGGGCATGCGCTTGGCTCTGCCACGGCACGTGTATGCCCAGCACGAGCCGTGGTTGGCCCAAAACGGCCGTCTCCTGGTGCGGCTCACTTTCCCTGGCGAGGAGTCGGATCAGGAGCATGCCTATGAATTCATCGCCAAGGTCAGCAACACCTTGGTGAAGGACGATGTCACGACCTGTCCCGAGATTGGTGTGCAGTTCCTGTCCGCCCTGGGCAAGGGCCTGCAAAGCCGCTGGCGGGACGTACGGGCCGACGGATGCCTGGACCTTCTCAAACTTTTGCAAGCCTACCAGTTGGAATATTACCGTGACCTCAAAAAGAACCTCCTCCTGCGTGAGGACGCGGCCTGCCGGTCCTCTGTTGCGGCCGAATCCTGGCCCAGAAGCAATGTGAGGTAACGAACCTGGGGGCAGGAGGTGGGAGGTGTCCTTTTCTGGAACCGGGAGGGACCTGGAGAGAGTCTGCCGGGCTGCCGCAAAGCTGCACGGCGTTGTTGTGCCAGCCTGTGATCGCTCAAAAGACGACGGGATGATGGCAATCAAGCCATTTGGCACAAGGGCTGGTCGATATTTTTGAAGGAGTATGGAGCATGTTCAGTCAGTTTTTTGGGAATTATCTGCGCAAGCGCGGCTGCATCACCCTGGAGCAGATGCGGGAAGTGCTGGCCCTGCAGGATTCGGTGCGCGTCAAGCTGGGCGTCCTGGCCATCGACGCCGGGTTTATGACCGCCGCCCAGGTTGAAGAAGTCCACAACCTGCAAGCGAAAATTGACAAGCGCTTTGGCGAGATTGCCATTGATCAGGGCATCCTCGACCAGGAGAAGCTGTCTCTTCTGCTTGGCCAACAAAACAAGCGCCACCTGTTTATCAGCCAGGCCCTGATCGATAAAGGCATCATGACCTTCGAAACCTTTGCGAACTACCTTGAGGACTATAAAAAGGACTCCGGCCTTTCCGCCAAGGAGTTCGAGGCGCTCAAAGCCAACGACGTTGACGCTGTCACCCAGGCCCTGCTGCACCTGCCAGAGCTTGGCGAATCCAAGATGTACGTGGACTATTTTGCCTTGTTCGTCCGCAAT is a genomic window containing:
- a CDS encoding PilZ domain-containing protein, with translation MAANLLGLAAQQQAIFQLTISAQQANEPFRYMVCRGVQGDSVVLACWDPNHNFRKALEQQEFPFRFLLQTQADKFPRLHKFQGRITAIHQDCKTITVAIPESITVLEQRRNIRLKLQRRHLPSLSIWGVARGKSESQSKLVEQRLLIELTDQADEMQALLKNISAGGMRLALPRHVYAQHEPWLAQNGRLLVRLTFPGEESDQEHAYEFIAKVSNTLVKDDVTTCPEIGVQFLSALGKGLQSRWRDVRADGCLDLLKLLQAYQLEYYRDLKKNLLLREDAACRSSVAAESWPRSNVR